GATGTTATAAATGGTTTTATGTCTTACAGATAGTAAGGCAAACCCCATCCAGGATGCTAAGTCCCTCGCTTAGTGTCCTTGTTTTGAGACAATAGATGGACCACTATCATGACAATGCTCTAAGCTATAGGATCAAGGATGTTACATACATCAAAATTTCTTTAGTATTATGGTCCTATATTCATGTAAAAGAACTTGTCCAAAGGCTGCAGCCGGTAATAAATGGCCATCAAGTTCTAGAAatgagattttatatttatatgtacaaatattgGTGGCAATAATGTCTTTCTAaccattaaaatttgtcaatatAATTTTCTGTCGTGATGCTCTAAAGactcattttcttcaattaattgCAGCTATATCAGTCACTATATCTGGAATGTTGATAGTTGTAGCCTTTTGCATCTACAAATCGTTACCATATACTTCAATGGTGTTCTGCAACAAGAAAAGCAAGAGTCACCAAAACATCAAGGAATTTTTAAGGAAGCATGGATCACTTGCACCTAATAGATATAGTTATTCTGATGTTAAAATTATGACCAATTCATTTAGACATAAATTGGGTCAAGGAGGGTATGGAAGTGTTTACAAAGGTAGGCTACATGATGGTTGTAATGTCGCAGTGAAGGTCTTGACTGACTCTAAAGGTAATGGTGAAGAATTTATCAATGAGGTTGCTAGTGTTAGTAGGACTGCCCATGTCAACATAGTCACTCTTTTAGGCTATTGTTTTGAAGGTCATAGGAGAGCTCTCATCTACGAGTTTATGTCGAATGGATCTCTAGAGAAATTCATAGATAAAAAGAGTCCATTGAAGTCGGAAACATTGTACCAAATTGCAATAGGCATAGCTCGAGGGCTAGAGTATTTACACCGCGGTTGTAGCACAAGAATTTTGCACTTTGACATAAAGCCTTCGAACATTCTCCTTGATGAAGATTTTTGTCCAAAGATCTCTGATTTTGGTTTGGCCAAAATTTGCCCTAACAAAGAGAGTATCGTATCAATGGCAACTGCACGAGGTACTATTGGTTACATTGCTCctgaaatatttttaagaaattttggaGAGGTCTCTCACAAGTCAGATGTTTATAGTTATGGAATGATGGTTTTAGAAATGACTGGAGGAAGACAGAATAGAAATGTTGAAGTTCAAAATACTAGTGAAATATACTTTCCACAGTGGATTTACAAATGTCTTGAAGAAGGTGAAGAGCTTGGATTGGATGGTATTTCAAATGAAGAGGATAAAAGTTGTATAAGAAAGATGATAATAGTGAGTTTGTGGTGCATACAGACTAACCCCTCAGACAGGCCAACAATGAGCGGAGTGGTAGATATGTTGGAAGGCAACCTTGATTTGTTACAAATCCCACCAAGGCCTTTCTTATCTTCCCTCTAAGATTGCAAGTAAATTCTTCAGCACGGTTGTTAAAAGTAATATTGTTATACTATCATGTAACAAATTGCTCCAACAAAGAGAGTATTGTATCAAGAAAAGTTGAATTCATCAACATAAATGGATGTCATAGTTTAAACTATCAAAGACTAAACTATTTTCAATGATAGAATGCAGATTGTTAAGAATTGTTATTGAATGCAAGTTGTTTTTTGAGTGTTTGCCTTTGATCCGCTACAAGGGAAATTGCCCCCTTGACCACCTTCCATTGACCGAGCAATTGGACCCTTTGACCTTCTTTTGTGTGGCTCTATCCCACAATGACTCTCAGCTAACCCTATAGAGATATTATTTAAACATGATCAAACTCCACACTAACACTAAATATATCCCACATGAGGAACTATTGTGGCTATATTGCACCAAAATTATTTAGTTGAGACATTGGAGAAGCTTCTTACAAATCTGATGTTTGTAACCATCGAATGATGGTTATAGAAATggttggaaaaagaaagaattttaaaGTTGTAGTTGATTGTACCAGTGATACATATTTTCTACACTAGATTTACAATCGCCTCAAAATCAATGAAGAACTTGGCTAGCAAAGGACTAAAAAATGTGTGAGGAAAATGGTAATTATATGTAACATccaatcaatatcaaaatattgtccactttaAATATAGTAGATCACGATTTACCAATCTTCTTTTATCATTCCCAAAGGGTACTCAACATTTTTCCTATGTTTAATCAATGTAGAGTTTATCTAAGTGTGCATATAAACTATCCCTATAAACAGACCCACAATGGGCATAGTGTTGGCTATGTTTGAAGGGAGCCTTGGTTGTTTGCAAATTCCACCCAAGCCTTTGTTATCTTCTCCAAGATCAAGACCAAAGATGAAGATATTTCCGCCAAGAAAAGTGAACTTCATAAAGTAAATCAAATTCTTCAGTTAAgatttttacaaaaaatgatGTAAAGTAATAAGTTGATGAATGTTCTCAATTATTTCAATGTTTTTGTCTTAGTTTAAGCTTTGAGTGGTGGATTTGACATCCACCTTGTATTCCTTGAGCTGCCCTACGATTGAATGGCCAACGATcagttaaaaatgaaattagtaTAAAGTAATACTACATGTATAAACGGTGAATATTAAAAGGGCATAATGGACTCATTTCACTAGGGAAATCCAAAAAATCGATGAGTATTATCCTCAATTAACTCATCTTTCACCACTAaaacttatttatgtatattacaATATTTCATAGACAATTGATGTAGTAAGATTCAATAAATTGACTATTCTGGAGGTTTTTGGGTACAAAAAATTAGAATGCATGGAGAAAGACTAATGAGAGCTACAAAAAAGAGATTATGTCACCTTAATTCCACAAGGGCGTTTTCCTTCCATGGCATCCTTCTTATTTTGACAATCAGCACAAAGAAAGGGTCCTTGCCAGGGTTTTGAGCTGGTGGAGAAGATGGAACCAGCATGAACTGAGATGCCCTCGCTTGGTGCAAGGTCAGCTTGGCATACAACACACACGAAAAGACTGGACGTTGATTGTGTGGTAGGTTCATCGTTTCCCAGTCTGCAAGATGTTGAAAAGCTATGAGTTCAATGTTGATAAACATACAGATCACAAACTTATCAcgaaataaaaatttggttgacaAGAATCAAAGCATCGGAAAATTTTTAGATAAGGCAACGAAAGATGCATAATAGTTACAAAACGCAAATAAGATTCTGTTTTTTCTGAAGTTTCGGCAGAGGCATTTGATGCATGCACAACCTTTTTCAGAATGGCTATCATATAAAGCAAAAGCAGTCTTGTTCTCTCAAATTAATCCCACAATTCCACTTCAAAATCTATGCACTTAGGAACATAACATGTGCGCCCATACTATAATACCTCTAAGCATATTCCACATTGACAAAACATAGAAGagatataaagtatgtataaaCATACCACGTTGCTTGGggataatttcaaaataattgattaaacaGTTTGTGAACTCTCAATTTGTCAAGACAATTTCTAAGTTGCAAAGAACAAAACCGTTATAGAATGTGTCCAAAGCGAATAACATTTTGATAGTTTGTTGGACCAAATGTTACACAAACACTTCACTGACTAAGAAGTCCTGTGATTAGATCTCTCTTCACATTATTTGATATAAAGTAATGTCTTTTACTGTAGTTGGAAGAACCTATTATCAATCCAGGACATGACAAAATTAAGTCCAAGgaaaaggttaaaaattttGCATGTTCAAAAAAGATGCCGAGAACATGACTTTTAGTAGGACATTGGTCTTATCTACTGCCTTTCTTTTCACATCTCTCTTCAATTCCAATTGAATTCCTAAACTAAAAGCTAATAAAACATGTGCAAACGGTGGgtattaatagatataaataaataaatttatcattatgtgattagttaatctatttgtttactttatattacatgataacacgtcaatttgtttatgtttattaGTACCCAACCGAttgtacatatattattatagacTAAATACccctaatttaaatttataacaagcAGCATTCTGACAAGCAAGAACCACAGATGGAAAACCAGATTAGAAATCAATGCATAGTCATGAGCCTCTGCaatcaatcacaaaataaaaattcagaaaagctGAGGGACTACAAACCTTTCAGCTAGCATTGCTGACCCTTCTTCAAACAGTTCTTCAACTATTCCTACAGCTCCCAATTTTCATTGATTGAGAAATTTTCACCAACCTGAATATTTTTGCCCCCTTAGAATCTAAAAGTGAGCAGGTGCCTTGGATCTTGCATAATTCAAAAACCTTTTGCCTCTTTCCATGCTGTGAACTCAAGTGAAATGTATTGGCAACTAGAAACCTGTGAAAATGGGCCTTTCAGGGCGTACTTGCCCGCCCATTTTGCCACggaaaaaatttttattgaaaatcaactACCACCAAACTCTCATAGACCGCCATGAAAATTCGTGGGCCTTGAGGTTAATGATTaagattagatttaaattaagctagtttaagtttaattgttAGCTTGCTTTTAATTGAGTTGCTATTAGGTGAGGTCAAGCTTAAGTATGGGGGTTCTCAGCTTGCCAAACTCTTGTGTTTAAGAGAGCTTGATTTTAAAACggttaaaataatgttattttgatcaatatatatcaaaataatattgttttaacaaATTGTAATCgataatataaacattaaaataatattgttttaattttgtaatccaACTCGAGCTTTGTTTGAAAAGAGTTTATTAAGCCCAAGTCTAATAGTACCTAACTTGAGCAATCCAGTTGGCTCAGGTTCTAATTCGACTCAAAACCAACCCTAATATAGATCTCAGCACCGGCTCATGCTGGTTACATCTCACGGGTTTTGCTTGCTTAGAATACTAACTAGCTAGATTTTATAGCCTTCAAATCAGAACCCACCAAACATTGAGGCAATATAAAGCCATCCTGAAATTCAGAACAGGAATCAATcaccaagaatcaaaattttgcaGGATGAGATGTTATTTGCACAGAAAAAAGGTTGGATTgaggaatttttttataaaaaaagattgaTGTGCATTAAGTGTTGgtgattcaaatcaatttaacattGTTTGCCCTCCTTAATAATAGAAGTTGAAAATCCTAGACATCTTTAATTGATTTTCGtagttttgaatttgaagtgcTTTGAAAGGTATTTAATTACCAGGAAACAAAGGAAAATACCAGAAAATGTTACACGGTATTCTCCGGCTTGTAAGATGTCTTCCTGAGAAGCATCTTTTTGAGAAAACCTATCCAAGTAACTGCATTCAATGACCAATTGTAAGATTAGTGATAAAAATACATCATTTTgccaaaaaataaacaataaaactatgtgtatttatttttagtacataatttatgtacacagatgaggtgttatcatatgattagatatttctttattatatggtgacacatattttaaaatcacttaattacatgatgacacatcactgtatatataaattatgtaccaaaaataggtatacatagcataactcaaaaataaaagacaCAGTAAACTTTTTAATCTGAGACAACGAGAAGACTTCCGCTTAATAATGCATCAACTCTGAATCTTttacaaagatttttttattttcttctatgaCAATAAGAAAAGCTAATAAACTATTTTCACCTTCCCAAATggagatatttttaatattgcaaACCATCCTTTTGAGCTCAATTAAATGAGAAATAAATCCATGTAATCCAGTTTGAATTATGAATCTCTCTATTATCATAATTTGATTGTGCATTCTCCTCGTTAGTCCTAGGACCACTAAGGAGAACAAAGAGACATTTTCACATGTACACACAGTCACATAAGTACacatattatctattttattcaTCTTTCTCAGGAGTAGCCAATAACTATACCATGAACATGGACATTTCTATTATCAGGCTAAACCACATTAAAATCTGCCTCCTTtacttgttttttgttttatttgcatCTCATCGTAACAGACATAAGAGTCTCATAAGATATGCACTATTTTTATTGTAACCTAACTTCTACAAAGCTCCAAATTACATATTTAAGTTGTGACAAGAAATTTCATCATCAGAAAAGGTTTATAGAAACTTATAAAAATGCAAGTAGCTGTTGACAGATCAACAGCTCAAGGAAATTGATAGTATCCCACTTTTTTCCAGTaaatatacatcaaaacttTGTTCAATATTTATGATCCAATCTTCCTTTTATGTTATggacaaataaaaaaaggataGGGTTTTTGAGAACAAGTTGCAAATTTGGAGAGTTGAAAATCAACAAGAATGAGTTCAAAGTCAAGAAGGACCACCACAAATTGAAGTAAAggaattattatgatattgatGGAAGAGGAAGAATAAACTAAGGGTagtattaaaatagaaagaatttttcattttaaactttaaaagttttgaatattgCAATTAACCCCCTAAATCTTCTCATCTATTGCTGGCTATATGGGGGTACTTGATGAGTAAATAAGTGATAAGGttcaactaatatttttaaaaataaatggcattaaatttaattttttgaaccCAACTTGTGTCTAGCTTGTGTCATTCCTTAACTGACTTGAGATTGATTAAGAACTTTTCAATTTGGTGAGTTCAAGCATTGCATTTATGTCATCAAACCAGGCACttcttggtttgatttgattgtgCCTCCACTAATGAATATTCATGGTTGatatatcatcgtatgattgaataattttaaaacaaaaataaaataaataattatcaattaaattatgtatacttataatgacaactaaattgaataacaatgataaagtgttataatatgattgaataattttaaattaaagataaaatcaaatcaaattatatgataaaatatcatcacTTATACCCATTAGTATtgattataaatgtatataacattattaaacaattaaaatcacataattatataattgtatataactactaattactcttaaaatatattttattttaaatttaaaatttactaatcatataataacatattactattaaagtttattatttatacgtagttttatttataacaaaataagtGATAAAACTTACAACTTAAGAATTGAGCTTTCTCAGCCCAAGAAGGGCTTGTAAATGACAACCACCAAGCCCAATTTTAAGCTTGTATAAGCTGATAGCTTCTGAAtactaaaaaatgaatatatatatatatatatatatatatatatatataaaacatttttcttttatcattttgtgAAAACTATTTTATGCATAAAGTTACAAATGTCATTGTTTGTATGTATTAAagattttttcaagaaaaacagaaaaaattaaaaacgaaAATAATACTCCTTATGATTGGACCAGGTTGGCTTTGATTAACTTCCCTTGGGCCGAATTATTTGGGCCTATGAAGCCCAACTTACCCTTAACATAATGCCGTACAGGATTGCTTGGGTTTTAGTGATGTTGGACTGTGAGCATGGGCTAAGTCAGCCCCAACAGTAATTGCGTTTGCCACTAGTTGGTATTTCTATAAATATAGACCTTCCACCACTCCagggttaaaatttttcatgggTTGAACTCAAGTAAGCATCTATTTAAAAttggtttaaattcaaaaattttggttttggtttgagATTGATGAGAAGAGACTCAAActatgttaaaatataatttattttagattcaatttaaacCCCTTCAAACTTAgctcatttataaaaatatatataatctttaatGTAAAATCGATTAATtcgatttaagtttgaatttgaatttaaataactcaaaatgAATCTCTCCTTAcactaaattatcatttatcgATATAATGTTATCTATATTACCTCATGAACACATCAACAACAAAAGCAAGAATGAATTATTcatcttttaaagaaaaattttcaatcttaattCGATATTTTATATTCTATTGTTAAAAGAGTCACATTAAACTTGAATAAACTCTTACTCTCTCCTCAAATCTATCAAGGGGCtatataaaatatcatgttACTTGATAGTTTGTATGTTTATACATGtcagtttgagtttttgattaaatattttcaatcataatttaatatgaattagaATCGTATcgaaatattttaatcttaacttgatttaaattatatttaagttaacTAGACATAACTCAAACTgacttaaaattattcattatttttacttttctgtGTGTCTTTAGCATTTCAATTTTTCTCTGAGTTACACCAATCAACTATTAACATAACACTTTGCCTTATTTAAAAATGAcaccaaaaattatatttcattaactttgaaaatatgttaataatcTTAGCATCTAAATTTAATTCTTACTAttcaaaaataaagtaaaaatcaacaaattgtAACTGATACTTGTTCTTTAACATCTCTTCAATAAGTTCTTAACATATGGTGACATTTTTATGGACATTCATGTTAGTTTGGATTGattttctatcaattttaatataatatggtTTAGTTTCAAATTATGTTGTGCTAACCTGcactaaattttgtataaagaaaaactcaatattgtctatattttttatcatcttgtattgtttaaaattaacgGAGATCTTTTTTCTGAACCCgattataaaaaatgagtaataatACCACATGCAGAATGACTAACTTATTATCGTGAAATTGAACgatataattgtttaaattatcTCGGCTAGACTGGgctaatattaaaatttggcaCTTTGAATGTCCTAAAGGTGGCAGTGGACTGTGCCTTGTTGGCTTTGGTGTTGCCCATTGTGTCAACGGCCGTGTCAGACCAATGTCTACATAATAGTGAGCCTTGTGGGTAAGATTGgcttgttaattttatatatattattattattattttttgttacgTTTTTTGGACTtctcaaactaattttttggtttttttcataatattaataattaataaatttagattcTCTACGTTAATCTTTTGCCTTTcccataatattaataataatttattataattctccataatattaataaatatttttagatttttcatactAATTATTTGGATTCTCTATgcactaataaaaaattattaaatttttttaaataattaataaaatttttaaaaaattgtgagaCCAGGTCAATCCGCTAGCCGACTTCACAGCTCAGGACATAGCCTGCAACAGTGCACTCCGTGCCTCCGTGGTTCGGGCAAAAAGGGAGCTTGGGTCAAGCTGTCCCCTTGACACTTTTATAAATATCTTGTTCCATTTACAACGTGTCGTATGGAACAAGAATGCTCGAAAAGATTTTGAAACAACCCAAATTTTGCAGACCTCACAAAGAATACGTTTAACTTAAATGGTagctttttcaagtttttattttttaattttaaaaatttgtttactCACGTataagttgttaaaattaatcaaatctattaggtttaaaattttatatattttttttaaaccctaaaaactaataatttctcttctataccaaattttaaaaaataatatttctcttttaaaatttactctTCAATTTTTTACCACTTCTCTAGCAATTTTTTCCTTCCAATACTTTCTCTCCCTCCGATAGTTGTCTTTCTCTCCTCATCTCTCCCTCCAACAATCCATCCAAGCTAAGAAGACAATAATATCATCTTTGTCTAGGCTCTTTGTCTTCTTGACTTGGATAGGTTATTGGAGAGAGAGCTGAGGAGAGAGAGACTGTTGTTGACGGGAGAGAAAATGTTGAAAGGGAGAGATTGCAAGAGGTGGCATTAGATGAGCAATTAGAAATTGAAGAGTAAAAccttagagaaaaaatgttttttttgaaacttttttttaaagagaaattatgagtttttagggtttagagaaGAGACAAGagacaaaattttagtttatttttaaaaattataaacaaaataataatttcacctttaaaattaatagacttaATAATTTATGGGTAAGTAAAAggattttttaaagtgaaaggGTAGAAATTGAAATGCAACAACATTTGGGTGGGAACAAAAGAGTCAAGGCCAAAGAGTTTCCTAAGCTGTGCCCACTTGTCTTTCAAGTCCTTCAAACAAGCTAACGCTATTCTCTTCTCATTCAATGTAAGTTGAACAAGTCAAATGTAACCCAGATCCCGCTTAAATTTCAAGCACAGacgcacttttttttttttttttcaaatacaaacaatataaatattttctgcatatatacatatatatatgatgcaAGCGTATATATAGTTATATGCGTTATAGATAGATATAGCTCTGCTTTGCTTTAGAATTGTTGAAGATGAGTGGAGCTGGGGAATCGTTTCATTCTCCAACGACTAGGGACCTTTTGGCCGACGCTGTTGCTGGAGCTTCAGCTGGTttgtattgttaattttttgttttttactggTTTCTTGGGGGTGTGGTTAGGTTTGAATTTTGTGCAAAAGTTTGAGAATTTGGTGTTCAATTTGAGGGTTACCAAGGGTTTTCTTGAttctttattgttgttgttcttTTAGGTGCAATTGCAGCGATTTTTGTGTGCCCTTTGGATGTGATCAAGACGAGATTACAAGTACATGGTCTCCCTCAAGGTTCACAGACCAATCGTAGAGGTTAATTCTTTAAAGCCTTTTGGATATTTCTTTGGTGCTAGTTGTTGTGCTGTATTTTTTGGCTTTAATTTAGTTCAAGTAGAATAGGAAGTTCGAAATTTGGGGTTAAGGGTTTTGTAGTTTTTAACGAAAATAAGTCGAGTGAAATTAGGAAACTTGTTCTGCTTGCTAGTTGGGTTctgaagaggaagaaatgatGTTTGTAAATGATTTGGATTCTTGATATATTGGTCATGGAGTTTGAAATGAATCAGTTCCTCAAAATCTAGAAATGTGGACATGGTGATGTTTGTGCATTTAGTAGGATCAATAAGATGAGTGCAGGTTTCTTCATATTTTGGGTGATTGAATGACCGTCCATTTGAGTTTTTCCAGACGGAAAATGTTATAATAGTAAGCTGGTGACAGTTAACTGGGAACCATGCAGGTCTAGCCACTGGGCATGGGCCTAGTTTTCAGTGTGCTTCTGTCTATGACATAGTATTTCTATCAATGCTACATGTGGTGCTTTTTCCTTCTGAAGAAATATGCATTGTTGATACTTTGGATGCAAATTTTTGTTCCTGATTTTAGGTGCTATCAGCAATTTCTATTCTTATTGgcgctctttttttttttttcctcattgcTCAGGTAGTGTCATTATTACAAGTCTACAGCACATATTAAAGAATGAAGGCTTCAAGGGAATGTATCATGGCCTCTCGCCAACGATACTGGCATTACTTCCAAATTGGGCTGTGAGTGCTACTTTCGGTGATTTGTTTGCTGAAGAAAAAATAGTACTTGAAACCCCTTCTGCATTGTTGAAAGAAAAACCttattaaaatgattagatTGTTATGCTAATTTTTTGTCTATTTAATCCATGCCAAGGTTCTTTTTTAATCACTAGGGGCCAAGAATGTGACCATTTCCATGATGTGTGACTAACTGTGTTTACCTAAATCTATCTTACCTTACTCTTTCTtcttatatcaaatattttagagCAATGCTTTCTTAAAGAAATCTGGTTTATTTCCTTAGTAATTAGTTAAGAAGGACATTCAAGTGTTTAGATACCTATTTATATCTATCAGTTAAAGCTGCAAGTTCCGAAAAGATATTTAATAACCCTCCCTTTTTCTCCATCAAAAGCAGGCTTTCAAccaattttttcaacaatttgtAAGAGGGGTTGTGGCTGTTTAGAATCAAGATTGCCTTTCCTAGTCTTTGGAAATGTTTTTATTAGGTTGTTTACAGATAACTCCCAAGTAACCACTGTGTAAGCCAactttcatttgaaaaattttggaatttcattGGCATGTTCCATTCCATGTTACTTGGGGAATTGGTTACAGATCCAGGCATCAGCTTTATAGACTATTTAATTTAACCTCTCATGTAATATACACACACAGAGACACATACATGCGtgttatacacacacacacaccaagatttgaaatattattatgcaTCTTAGAATTTTGCCAAGTTACAGCAGTGATCGTTTTATATGTAGGTATACTTCACAGTTTACGAGCAACTTAAAGGCCTACTCCATTCACATGGTcggttattattatttttttttacttggcaaaatatgtttttctttatttgaattcttaaagaaatgttattttgttgtttggatcaagttatctCTGAGCTAAGTTGATTGTTGAgcattgttaaatttgattccATTGACCTGTTATAAGGGGATAGCAATAATCAACTCACACTAGGAAACAATATGATAGCTGCTGCTGGTGCTGGGGCTGCCACAGCCATCACGACAAATCCATTGTGGGTCGTTAAGACCAGACTTCAAGTAAGTGCATTCTCATTTGTTTgcaatatcattatttatataaaggtATGACATCAGTTCTTGAGTTTATAATGAACTATTTTGcatgtaagatttttaatatttaattctaAGGTTTGGTATAGCTGTGTATAAGATTTTTTAAGAAGATTACCACTTGGTTATTGTTATTGGAGTATGTTTCTTCGTTTGAACAGAACATTCTTCTCATTGTTGCTGTCTTTCTGCACATTTGAACCCAAGATTTTTAAATTGCAAAGGTAGGGCTTCGGATGATCAAACTCTGTATTAATGATTTTACAGATTTAGTTTAAGAGGCATTCATTTTGGACCATATTATATATTCTTCCTTGAAGCAAATATGAAGAGAGATTAGATGCAGtcagaaaaaataatttaaacttttttatacatttcTATTCATGTTATAGATTTTCTCTCTGTGTTATACCTCCTATCTGTTTTCAATCTTAAAATTAGAAATCTATTACACACAAATTAACATACATGAATGGATAATCAACTTGGGTAATAACATTGTATCACCGAATAATGTTCG
This sequence is a window from Mangifera indica cultivar Alphonso chromosome 5, CATAS_Mindica_2.1, whole genome shotgun sequence. Protein-coding genes within it:
- the LOC123216621 gene encoding PR5-like receptor kinase, with translation MLIVVAFCIYKSLPYTSMVFCNKKSKSHQNIKEFLRKHGSLAPNRYSYSDVKIMTNSFRHKLGQGGYGSVYKGRLHDGCNVAVKVLTDSKGNGEEFINEVASVSRTAHVNIVTLLGYCFEGHRRALIYEFMSNGSLEKFIDKKSPLKSETLYQIAIGIARGLEYLHRGCSTRILHFDIKPSNILLDEDFCPKISDFGLAKICPNKESIVSMATARGTIGYIAPEIFLRNFGEVSHKSDVYSYGMMVLEMTGGRQNRNVEVQNTSEIYFPQWIYKCLEEGEELGLDGISNEEDKSCIRKMIIVSLWCIQTNPSDRPTMSGVVDMLEGNLDLLQIPPRPFLSSL
- the LOC123216622 gene encoding probable protein phosphatase 2C 15 translates to MLAERLGNDEPTTQSTSSLFVCVVCQADLAPSEGISVHAGSIFSTSSKPWQGPFLCADCQNKKDAMEGKRPCGIKFTFLGGNIFIFGLDLGEDNKGLGGICKQPRLPSNIANTMPIG